In Myxococcales bacterium, the sequence TCCTCGCTCAGGAAAAGGTTTTTCGCGAGTTGCATGCTGATCGTGCTGGCCCCGCGTACGAACCGGCGCTCGCGCATGTCGCGGCGGAGCGAATCGTTGATGTGGCGCAACATGAAGCCGTGATGGGTCATGAACGAGCCGTCCTCGCAGGTCAGAACCGCGCCGCGCAAATAAGGCCCCATGTCGTCCAGCGGAATAAAATCGGGATTCGCCGGGCCGACGAGAATGGTTTTTTTCAGCAGGCCGTGCTTGCGCGCCAGGTGCTTGAAATCCGGCCGGGCGATCGCCCGCGCGTCGCAGCGCGGCGGAATGAACACCGCCTTGAACTCGGTGACGCCCCCGCTTAGTTCGAGGCCGCTGCGCTCCGGTTTGTCCAGGTCGAGCGCCAGCGAACCGTGCAGGTCGAGCGTGCCCTCCACCAGCGAACCCTTGACCACCGGAATGAGGGATTCCGGCAAGCTGTCGAGCAGATCCTGCAACCGCAGCCGGTCCAGGTGAAGCTGCATCCGGATCGACGGACCGCGCGCGCTCAGGGCGTCGATCGCCAGATCCTGCAGGCGGATCGGCGTTTTGCCGACCCACAATTTCAACTCCCGCGCCTGGACGGATTTTTTCGGCCAATCCACCATCAGTTCGCCCTGCGAGGCGAGCGACAGCCCGGTGACCGGCTGCAGCGCCAGGCGCGGATGATTCATCCCCAGGTCGTTCAACCGCAGACCGGTGCCGACCCGCCACGGTTTGCCGCCGGCCGGACGCTGCACATCGAGCGTGCCTTCCAGGCGGGTGCCGTTTTGGATCTGCAGCCCGAACGGCGCGAGCGGCGCCCACTTTTCCAGCGAGAATCCGGCAAACGTCAGCCGCGCGTTCTGACCGGTGTCGTTCAACGTGATTTCGTATTTGATCGTACCCGAACCGACCGCGTTGCGCGCCTGGCCGATCCAGCCCGCCTGGCGCAACGCCGGCGAAACCGTCACCACGCCGCCGGCGCGATCCAGCGACAGCAATTGCCGCGGCTGGACCCCGAGCTTGCCCTGGTCCGCGAAGTCAAAGCGGCCGTCGACGTAGGCGATTTTCAACGGATCGGTCCAGCGCAGATGCTCGGCCAGCGACCCGAACAGCGGTTCGTTCGCCGTCTGGCCCGCCGGACGGGGCTTGCCGTCGCCCAGCAGCGTCGTCAGCTTCGGCGGCAGGTTGAAATCGCCCCGCGGCGACACCGCCAGCCGCAATTCCGGCGCCACCAGCCGCAGGCCGCGTAGGGTGACGATCTTGTTCGCGCGGTCGAACGAAAAATCGATTTCGACTTTCCCGGCTTTCAACAACGGCGGTGAGCCGGGCGCTTGGGCGTCGAAAATCGACGGCCGATTGAAAATGATGCTGCCGTCCAGGCCGACGGAAATAGTATTGTAGACAACGCGCAGGCCGGTGCGATCCTCGATTTTC encodes:
- a CDS encoding transglycosylase domain-containing protein is translated as MNHPRLALQPVTGLSLASQGELMVDWPKKSVQARELKLWVGKTPIRLQDLAIDALSARGPSIRMQLHLDRLRLQDLLDSLPESLIPVVKGSLVEGTLDLHGSLALDLDKPERSGLELSGGVTEFKAVFIPPRCDARAIARPDFKHLARKHGLLKKTILVGPANPDFIPLDDMGPYLRGAVLTCEDGSFMTHHGFMLRHINDSLRRDMRERRFVRGASTISMQLAKNLFLSEEKTISRKLQEVMLTWYLEHEIDKKRLLEVYLNIIEWGPDIYGVGPAARHYFHRHPGKLLPIQAAYLASVIMNPVRFYYMKARGQVSEGWRINLAFILEKMRQRGTITQEEFDLAAAHDFEVPFGDAVWAETPVVSPDQAGKASIVVPPVTNPDQTDMLELKEDGSGLTKTPE